A genomic stretch from Mastacembelus armatus chromosome 12, fMasArm1.2, whole genome shotgun sequence includes:
- the hspa5 gene encoding endoplasmic reticulum chaperone BiP — translation MEAKMKFLWVVMLVIGTVFADDEDKKENVGTVVGIDLGTTYSCVGVFKNGRVEIIANDQGNRITPSYVAFTSEGERLIGDAAKNQLTSNPENTVFDAKRLIGRTWNDPSVQQDIKYLPFKVTEKKSKPHIQVDIGGGQMKTFAPEEISAMVLTKMKETAEAYLGKKVTHAVVTVPAYFNDAQRQATKDAGTIAGLNVMRIINEPTAAAIAYGLDKRDGEKNILVFDLGGGTFDVSLLTIDNGVFEVVATNGDTHLGGEDFDQRVMEHFIKLYKKKTGKDVRKDNRAVQKLRREVEKAKRALSAQHQARIEIESFFEGEDFSETLTRAKFEELNMDLFRSTMKPVQKVLEDADLKKSDIDEIVLVGGSTRIPKIQQLVKEFFNGKEPSRGINPDEAVAYGAAVQAGVLSGEENTGDVVLLDVCPLTLGIETVGGVMTKLIPRNTVVPTKKSQIFSTASDNQPTVTIKVYEGERPLTKDNHLLGTFDLTGIPPAPRGVPQIEVTFEIDVNGILRVTAEDKGTGNKNKITITNDQNRLTPEDIERMVNDAERFADEDKKLKERIDARNELESYAYSLKNQIGDKEKLGGKLSDDDKEAIEKAVEEKIEWMESHQDAELEDFQAKKKELEEVVQPIISKLYGSAGGPPPEGAEGEQDEKDEL, via the exons ATGGAAGCAAAGATGAAGTTCTTGTGGGTTGTAATGCTAGTGATCGGCACTGTGTTTGCCGATGATGAGGACAAGAAGGAGAATGTGGGCACTGTGGTTGGAATTGACCTGGGGACCACCTACTCATG TGTTGGCGTGTTCAAGAATGGCCGTGTGGAGATCATCGCCAATGACCAAGGAAACCGCATCACCCCATCATATGTGGCCTTCACCAGCGAAGGTGAGCGTCTGATTGGTGATGCTGCGAAGAACCAGCTGACCTCTAACCCTGAGAACACGGTCTTTGATGCTAAGCGGTTGATTGGCCGCACTTGGAATGACCCCTCTGTGCAGCAGGACATCAAGTATCTGCCTTTCAAG GTTACTGAGAAGAAGAGCAAGCCCCATATCCAGGTTGACATTGGTGGTGGCCAGATGAAGACATTTGCCCCCGAGGAGATCTCTGCCATGGTGCTGACAAAGATGAAGGAGACTGCTGAGGCTTATCTGGGCAAGAAG GTCACACATGCTGTGGTCACTGTCCCTGCCTACTTTAATGACGCTCAGCGCCAAGCCACTAAGGATGCTGGAACCATTGCTGGACTGAATGTTATGAGAATCATCAATGAGCC AACTGCTGCTGCCATTGCTTATGGCCTGGACAAGAGGGATGGCGAGAAGAACATTCTTGTGTTCGATCTGGGCGGTGGTACTTTTGATGTCTCTCTCCTGACCATTGACAATGGTGTGTTTGAAGTGGTGGCCACCAACGGTGACACTCATCTAGGAGGTGAAGACTTTGACCAGCGTGTAATGGAGCACTTCATCAAGCTGTACAAGAAGAAGACTGGCAAAGACGTGCGCAAAGACAACCGTGCTGTGCAGAAGCTGCGTCGTGAGGTTGAGAAAGCCAAGAGGGCGCTGTCTGCCCAGCACCAGGCCCGCATTGAGATTGAGTCCTTCTTTGAAGGTGAAGACTTCTCTGAGACTCTGACCCGTGCCAAGTTTGAGGAGCTGAACATG GACCTGTTCCGTTCTACCATGAAGCCTGTACAGAAGGTACTTGAAGATGCTGACCTGAAGAAGTCTGACATCGATGAGATTGTCCTGGTTGGAGGCTCCACCCGTATCCCCAAAATCCAACAGCTGGTGAAAGAGTTCTTCAATGGCAAGGAGCCCTCCAGGGGCATCAATCCTGATGAGGCTGTGGCATATGGAGCTGCTGTGCAGGCTGGAGTTCTTTCTGGAGAGGAGAACACAG GAGATGTGGTTCTTCTGGATGTGTGCCCCCTGACACTTGGTATTGAGACTGTTGGTGGTGTAATGACCAAACTGATCCCCAGGAACACTGTGGTGCCCACCAAGAAATCCCAGATCTTTTCTACAGCTTCTGATAACCAGCCTACTGTCACCATTAAGGTCTATGAAG GTGAGCGTCCTCTGACGAAAGacaaccatctgctgggcaccTTTGACCTGACTGGCATCCCTCCTGCACCTCGTGGTGTGCCACAGATTGAAGTTACCTTTGAGATTGATGTCAACGGTATTCTGCGAGTCACTGCTGAGGACAAGGGCACAGGCAATAAGAACAAGATCACGATCACAAACGACCAAAACCGTCTGACACCTGAGGATATTGAACGCATGGTGAATGATGCTGAGCGCTTTGCTGATGAAGACAAGAAGCTGAAGGAGAGGATCGATGCCCGCAATGAGCTGGAGAGCTATGCCTACTCTTTGAAGAACCAGATTGGAGATAAGGAGAAACTTGGAGGCAAGTTGTCAGATGATGATAAGGAAGCCATTGAGAAGGCAGTGGAGGAGAAGATTGAGTGGATGGAGTCCCATCAAGATGCTGAGCTGGAAGACTTCCAGGCTAAGAAGAAGGAACTGGAGGAGGTTGTTCAACCCATTATCAGCAAGCTTTATGGTAGTGCAGGAGGACCACCACCTGAGGGTGCAGAAGGTGAGCAAGATGAGAAAGATGAGTTGTAG
- the rabepk gene encoding rab9 effector protein with kelch motifs, with translation MEFLPVLDPLDKPKEGMWYSLIPRGSAPGVSVGHTCTFIPSGEGGKGSILIVGGANPSGSFSYSHIINLDNHEWDIPQWEGLEARYEHCSFVPESYPHSLWVFGGAQQSGNRNCIQNIHLTDSGSHWKTVAVNGMPPCPRTYHTNSACHEDRLYVFSGGEAGAAPVSDQKLHVFDTVSSTWSQPETQGRPPPARHGHVIVAVGSKIYIHGGMTGDKFHNDMYSLDTKSMKWEKVQSKGDIPPGVAAHSAVVLDKNIYIFGGMTAEGASNSMYRFNRDKSRWTLMKFEGDMPPNRLDHSMCLLPWKVCDERNGDEGQAKSPTALETIHVVFIFGGMDTQGVIYNDCIVTVVT, from the exons ATGGAGTTTCTCCCGGTTCTTGACCCTTTGGATAAACCCAAAGAAGGAATGTG GTATTCTTTGATACCCAGGGGGAGTGCTCCGGGTGTTAGTGTGGGTCACACCTGTACATTCATCCCATCTGGAGAAGGAGGAAAGGGAAGCATCCTTATTGTTGGGGGAGCCAACCCCAGTGGCAGTTTCTCATATTCCCATATTATAAATCTGG ATAATCATGAATGGGACATCCCACAGTGGGAGGGTTTGGAGGCACGGTACGAACACTGCAGCTTTGTGCCAGAGAGCTACCCTCACAGCTTGTGGGTGTTTGGGGGCGCACAGCAGAGTGGTAATCGCAACTGTATCCAGAACATACATCTCACAG ACAGTGGATCTCACTGGAAGACTGTAGCCGTAAATGGGATGCCCCCTTGTCCCAGGACATACCACACCAACTCAGCCTGTCATGAGGACAGACTGTATGTCTTTTCTGGTGGTGAAGCAGGAGCTGCACCAGTGTCAGACCAAAAGCTTCATGTCTTTGATACAG tatCTTCCACCTGGTCCCAACCAGAAACACAAGGCAGACCCCCACCAGCCAGACATGGCCACGTTATCGTAGCAGTGGGATCAAAGATCTACATTCATGGAGGAATGACTGGAGATAAATTCCACAATGATATGTACTCTCTTGACACAA AGAGCATGAAGTGGGAGAAAGTGCAGTCCAAAGGAGACATCCCACCAGGAGTAGCAGCCCACTCTGCTGTTGTACTGGACAAGAACATCTACATCTTTGGAGGGATGACTGCAGAGGGAGCCAGCAACTCTATGTATAGATTTAACAGAG ATAAAAGTAGATGGACCCTCATGAAATTTGAAGGGGATATGCCACCTAACCGCCTGGACCACTCCATGTGTTTGTTGCCATGGAAGGTGTGTGATGAGAGAAATGGAGATGAGGGACAAGCTAAGAGTCCAACAGCCTTAGAGACAATACATGTGGTTTTTATATTTGGAGGGATGGATACTCAGGGCGTCATATATAATGACTGTATTGTGACTGTGGTGACATAA